The Niallia alba genome includes a window with the following:
- a CDS encoding DDE-type integrase/transposase/recombinase produces the protein MYPQIITYLLTFINYQEQLIRTLLTLLIGKSMFDKPTEQPVNKPYRKLQVDDLPVIEVLEQLDYRVLLSEYLEKNGKPLKPVQRRKNAKVSVPKSMNCPKCGAPSDYLYANNGDKGQYQCKVCTELFSEKNRYSKEAILKCPHCSKTLEKIKERKDFHVFKCKNNDCSYYQKKLNGMTSKEKKRFKKDPQAFKLRYIFRQFHIDFQPLSKESPELPAVDLSKIYASPHTLGLILTYHVNYGLSARKTAAIMQDVHGVMISHQTVLNYENSVALLLKPYVDHYPYELSDQFCGDETYIRVNGRWHYLFFFFDAVKKIILSYPVSPNRDTATAIRAIDEVLIKMKEIPENLTFVVDGNPIYLLAQHFFAQHGISFDVKQVIGLTNEDPVSTEYRPLKQIIERLNRTFKGNYRSTHGFGSEHGSISYVTLFTAYFNFLRPHAALEGKVPVVNPELKGLPTMPARWTKLIGLAQQWIVEQRQA, from the coding sequence TTGTACCCTCAAATTATAACCTATTTATTAACTTTTATAAACTATCAAGAACAACTAATTCGAACATTGCTTACTTTATTGATTGGTAAGAGTATGTTTGATAAGCCTACTGAACAGCCAGTAAATAAACCATATCGAAAACTTCAAGTGGACGACCTTCCGGTCATTGAAGTTCTGGAACAGCTTGATTATCGAGTTCTTCTTAGTGAATATCTAGAGAAGAACGGGAAACCACTTAAACCTGTTCAAAGGCGTAAGAATGCAAAAGTTTCCGTACCTAAATCCATGAACTGCCCAAAGTGTGGTGCTCCATCAGATTATCTTTATGCCAACAATGGAGATAAAGGCCAGTATCAATGCAAGGTGTGTACAGAGCTCTTCAGTGAAAAGAACCGTTATTCTAAGGAAGCCATCCTGAAGTGTCCTCATTGTTCCAAAACTCTCGAGAAAATAAAAGAAAGAAAAGATTTTCACGTGTTTAAGTGCAAGAACAATGACTGTTCTTATTATCAAAAGAAGCTCAATGGGATGACTTCAAAAGAAAAGAAAAGGTTCAAAAAGGACCCTCAAGCATTTAAATTAAGATACATTTTCCGTCAGTTTCATATCGATTTCCAGCCGTTATCCAAGGAATCACCAGAACTGCCGGCCGTTGACTTATCAAAGATTTATGCATCACCACATACATTAGGATTAATCCTAACCTATCATGTAAACTATGGCCTTTCGGCCCGTAAAACAGCTGCGATTATGCAGGACGTACACGGAGTGATGATTTCACATCAGACTGTATTGAACTACGAAAATAGCGTAGCTTTATTACTTAAACCTTATGTGGATCACTATCCCTATGAACTTTCAGACCAATTCTGCGGTGATGAAACGTATATCAGAGTAAACGGTCGATGGCATTATTTATTTTTCTTTTTTGACGCCGTGAAAAAGATTATTCTTTCGTATCCGGTGTCGCCTAATCGAGACACAGCAACAGCCATTCGAGCAATTGATGAGGTCTTAATCAAGATGAAAGAGATTCCAGAAAATCTGACCTTTGTGGTAGACGGGAATCCAATCTATCTTTTAGCCCAACATTTCTTCGCTCAACATGGGATTTCATTCGATGTGAAGCAGGTCATTGGATTAACCAATGAGGACCCTGTTTCGACCGAATATAGACCACTGAAACAAATAATTGAGAGACTTAACCGCACCTTTAAGGGCAATTATCGCTCCACTCATGGATTCGGCTCTGAACATGGTTCCATTTCATACGTCACCTTATTTACGGCCTACTTTAACTTTTTGCGTCCGCATGCCGCCTTAGAAGGAAAAGTGCCCGTAGTGAATCCAGAACTCAAGGGGCTTCCAACAATGCCAGCACGTTGGACAAAGCTCATTGGATTAGCACAACAATGGATAGTAGAACAAAGACAAGCCTAA
- a CDS encoding glycosyl hydrolase family 8, with protein MGYSDTAIQSKIEDAWAQIFYGDDDTRIYFPSMDGGYLLDTGNLDVRTEGMSYGMMIAVQLDKKEEFDRIWNWTKKHMYMNTGENAGYFAWSCNPDGSKQSDGPAPDGEEFFALALFFAAHRWGDGEQPFNYSQQARDLLQTCLHKEEEGKGHSMWNLDNKLIKFVPNCEFTDPSYHLPHFYELFACWANPEDQAFWKEAAEASREYLKTACHSETGLAPEYAYYDGTPNNDKGYGHFYSDSYRVAANIGLDYEWFGGSESERETANKIQNFFAEKDPEDYRRYTIEGVPFTEKSLHPIGLIATNAMASLAADGPNAKRMVELFWNTPIRKGERRYYDNCLYFFSLLALSGNYRIWMPK; from the coding sequence ATGGGATACTCGGATACAGCTATTCAATCAAAAATAGAGGATGCATGGGCACAAATTTTTTATGGCGATGATGATACGAGAATTTATTTTCCTTCTATGGATGGAGGATATTTATTAGATACAGGGAATCTTGATGTTAGAACAGAAGGTATGTCCTATGGAATGATGATTGCTGTCCAATTAGATAAGAAAGAGGAATTTGATCGCATATGGAATTGGACAAAGAAACATATGTATATGAATACTGGAGAAAATGCTGGTTACTTTGCCTGGTCTTGTAATCCAGATGGCTCAAAGCAGTCAGATGGACCTGCACCAGATGGTGAAGAATTTTTTGCACTAGCCTTATTTTTTGCAGCCCATCGATGGGGAGATGGAGAACAACCTTTCAACTATAGTCAACAAGCAAGAGATTTATTGCAAACCTGTTTGCATAAGGAGGAAGAGGGAAAAGGACACTCCATGTGGAATCTGGACAACAAGTTAATAAAATTTGTTCCAAACTGTGAATTTACAGATCCCTCTTATCATTTGCCACATTTTTACGAGTTATTTGCTTGCTGGGCAAATCCAGAAGACCAAGCGTTTTGGAAAGAAGCAGCAGAGGCAAGCCGAGAATATTTGAAAACAGCATGTCACTCAGAAACAGGACTTGCTCCCGAATATGCTTATTATGATGGTACTCCAAATAATGATAAGGGCTATGGTCATTTTTATAGCGACTCTTATCGAGTTGCTGCAAATATAGGTCTTGATTATGAATGGTTTGGAGGAAGTGAATCAGAAAGAGAAACGGCTAATAAAATCCAGAATTTTTTTGCTGAAAAAGATCCTGAAGATTATCGGAGATACACGATTGAAGGAGTTCCTTTTACGGAAAAATCACTTCATCCAATTGGATTAATTGCAACGAATGCAATGGCTTCTTTAGCGGCCGACGGACCGAATGCTAAAAGAATGGTTGAATTATTTTGGAATACGCCAATTAGAAAAGGCGAAAGGCGGTATTATGATAATTGCTTATACTTTTTTAGTTTACTTGCTTTAAGCGGTAATTATCGAATTTGGATGCCAAAATAA
- a CDS encoding GH39 family glycosyl hydrolase, protein MKRQSVDENHANPWKVWKELGRPRFPDKESVETLKEAAIPKLSTAKQKKEADGYLKLSITLTKNEVTLIELRAIVYETQTYEGLDDSLITSYSS, encoded by the coding sequence ATGAAGAGGCAGAGTGTAGATGAGAATCATGCGAATCCTTGGAAAGTATGGAAAGAATTAGGTAGACCTCGTTTCCCAGACAAGGAATCAGTGGAAACATTAAAAGAAGCAGCTATACCAAAGTTATCTACAGCAAAACAAAAGAAAGAAGCAGATGGCTATTTAAAGCTTTCTATTACCCTAACAAAAAATGAAGTGACACTTATAGAATTAAGGGCAATAGTATATGAAACCCAAACTTATGAAGGATTAGATGATAGTCTTATAACTTCTTATTCTTCTTAA